One genomic segment of Ricinus communis isolate WT05 ecotype wild-type chromosome 5, ASM1957865v1, whole genome shotgun sequence includes these proteins:
- the LOC8263602 gene encoding uncharacterized protein LOC8263602 isoform X1, with protein MAMAASSLLSLFKPNLSASKRTIKPLAVLNNSPKMRVPYELKHGQTRLFHQLPSGLNMEVIEQKCNKDPDKRSSESENPPLVFVHGSYHAAWCWAEHWLPFFSSFGYDCYALSLLGQGESDGPTGSVAGTLQTHAGDIADFIQKNLELPPVLLGHSFGGLIIQYYIANIRNEKFIEMKKLYPDLTGAVLVCSVPPSGNSGLVWRYLFSKPIAAFKVTLSLAAKAFQTDLSLCKETFFTSAMEDHLVMRYQELMKESSRMPLFDLQKLNASLPVPSVPKSSIEALVIGARDDFIVDAEGLAETGRLYGVSPICVEGVAHDMMLDCSWEKGAEHILLWLNGLSR; from the exons ATGGCAATGGCagcttcttctcttctttcccTCTTCAAGCCAAACCTCTCAGCCTCTAAAAGGACCATTAAGCCCCTTGCTGTTCTCAACAACTCCCCGAAAATGCGGGTTCCTTACGAGTTAAAACATGGGCAAACCCGTCTTTTCCACCAGCTGCCTTCTGGACTGAACATGGAGGTGATTGAGCAGAAGTGTAATAAAGATCCAGATAAGAGAAGCAGTGAAAGTGAAAACCCACCTCTTGTTTTTGTTCATGGAAGCTATCATGCAGCTTGGTGCTGGGCTGAGCATTGGTTGCCTTTCTTTTCAAGCTTTGGCTATGATTGCTATGCTCTTAGCTTGTTGGGTCAG GGTGAGAGTGATGGTCCTACTGGTTCTGTTGCTGGGACTCTACAG ACACATGCAGGTGATATTGCTGACTTCATCCAAAAAAACCTCGAGTTACCACCAGTGTTGCTTGGACATTCATTTGGAGGCCTGATTATTCAATATTACATTGCAAATattagaaatgaaaaatttatag AAATGAAGAAGTTGTACCCTGATCTTACCGGAGCTGTCCTGGTCTGTTCTGTACCTCCTTCAGGCAATAG TGGGTTAGTGTGGCGCTATCTCTTTTCCAAGCCTATTGCTGCTTTTAAG GTCACACTCAGCTTGGCAGCCAAGGCTTTTCAAACTGATCTTTCTCTTTGTAAGGAAACCTTTTTCACATCAGCAATGGAGGACCATCTGGTGATGCG TTACCAAGAGCTAATGAAAGAAAGTTCAAGAATGCCATTGTTTGATCTGCAGAAGTTAAATGCATCACTTCCAGTTCCTTCAGTGCCAAAATCTTCCATTGAAGCCCTTGTGATTGGTGCAAGGGACGACTTCATAGTG GATGCAGAAGGACTTGCAGAAACTGGAAGATTATATGGCGTGTCACCGATCTGTGTTGAAGGTGTTGCCCACGACATGATGCTAGATTGTTCATGGGAAAAAGGTGCAGAACATATCCTATTGTGGTTAAATGGATTGAGCAGATAG
- the LOC8263602 gene encoding uncharacterized protein LOC8263602 isoform X5, with amino-acid sequence MAMAASSLLSLFKPNLSASKRTIKPLAVLNNSPKMRVPYELKHGQTRLFHQLPSGLNMEVIEQKCNKDPDKRSSESENPPLVFVHGSYHAAWCWAEHWLPFFSSFGYDCYALSLLGQGESDGPTGSVAGTLQTHAGDIADFIQKNLELPPVLLGHSFGGLIIQYYIANIRNEKFIEMKKLYPDLTGAVLVCSVPPSGNSGLVWRYLFSKPIAAFK; translated from the exons ATGGCAATGGCagcttcttctcttctttcccTCTTCAAGCCAAACCTCTCAGCCTCTAAAAGGACCATTAAGCCCCTTGCTGTTCTCAACAACTCCCCGAAAATGCGGGTTCCTTACGAGTTAAAACATGGGCAAACCCGTCTTTTCCACCAGCTGCCTTCTGGACTGAACATGGAGGTGATTGAGCAGAAGTGTAATAAAGATCCAGATAAGAGAAGCAGTGAAAGTGAAAACCCACCTCTTGTTTTTGTTCATGGAAGCTATCATGCAGCTTGGTGCTGGGCTGAGCATTGGTTGCCTTTCTTTTCAAGCTTTGGCTATGATTGCTATGCTCTTAGCTTGTTGGGTCAG GGTGAGAGTGATGGTCCTACTGGTTCTGTTGCTGGGACTCTACAG ACACATGCAGGTGATATTGCTGACTTCATCCAAAAAAACCTCGAGTTACCACCAGTGTTGCTTGGACATTCATTTGGAGGCCTGATTATTCAATATTACATTGCAAATattagaaatgaaaaatttatag AAATGAAGAAGTTGTACCCTGATCTTACCGGAGCTGTCCTGGTCTGTTCTGTACCTCCTTCAGGCAATAG TGGGTTAGTGTGGCGCTATCTCTTTTCCAAGCCTATTGCTGCTTTTAAG TAA
- the LOC8263602 gene encoding uncharacterized protein LOC8263602 isoform X2, whose protein sequence is MAMAASSLLSLFKPNLSASKRTIKPLAVLNNSPKMRVPYELKHGQTRLFHQLPSGLNMEVIEQKCNKDPDKRSSESENPPLVFVHGSYHAAWCWAEHWLPFFSSFGYDCYALSLLGQGESDGPTGSVAGTLQTHAGDIADFIQKNLELPPVLLGHSFGGLIIQYYIANIRNEKFIEMKKLYPDLTGAVLVCSVPPSGNSGLVWRYLFSKPIAAFKVTLSLAAKAFQTDLSLCKETFFTSAMEDHLVMRMQKDLQKLEDYMACHRSVLKVLPTT, encoded by the exons ATGGCAATGGCagcttcttctcttctttcccTCTTCAAGCCAAACCTCTCAGCCTCTAAAAGGACCATTAAGCCCCTTGCTGTTCTCAACAACTCCCCGAAAATGCGGGTTCCTTACGAGTTAAAACATGGGCAAACCCGTCTTTTCCACCAGCTGCCTTCTGGACTGAACATGGAGGTGATTGAGCAGAAGTGTAATAAAGATCCAGATAAGAGAAGCAGTGAAAGTGAAAACCCACCTCTTGTTTTTGTTCATGGAAGCTATCATGCAGCTTGGTGCTGGGCTGAGCATTGGTTGCCTTTCTTTTCAAGCTTTGGCTATGATTGCTATGCTCTTAGCTTGTTGGGTCAG GGTGAGAGTGATGGTCCTACTGGTTCTGTTGCTGGGACTCTACAG ACACATGCAGGTGATATTGCTGACTTCATCCAAAAAAACCTCGAGTTACCACCAGTGTTGCTTGGACATTCATTTGGAGGCCTGATTATTCAATATTACATTGCAAATattagaaatgaaaaatttatag AAATGAAGAAGTTGTACCCTGATCTTACCGGAGCTGTCCTGGTCTGTTCTGTACCTCCTTCAGGCAATAG TGGGTTAGTGTGGCGCTATCTCTTTTCCAAGCCTATTGCTGCTTTTAAG GTCACACTCAGCTTGGCAGCCAAGGCTTTTCAAACTGATCTTTCTCTTTGTAAGGAAACCTTTTTCACATCAGCAATGGAGGACCATCTGGTGATGCG GATGCAGAAGGACTTGCAGAAACTGGAAGATTATATGGCGTGTCACCGATCTGTGTTGAAGGTGTTGCCCACGACATGA
- the LOC8263602 gene encoding uncharacterized protein LOC8263602 isoform X3 — MAMAASSLLSLFKPNLSASKRTIKPLAVLNNSPKMRVPYELKHGQTRLFHQLPSGLNMEVIEQKCNKDPDKRSSESENPPLVFVHGSYHAAWCWAEHWLPFFSSFGYDCYALSLLGQGESDGPTGSVAGTLQTHAGDIADFIQKNLELPPVLLGHSFGGLIIQYYIANIRNEKFIEMKKLYPDLTGAVLVCSVPPSGNSGLVWRYLFSKPIAAFKVTLSLAAKAFQTDLSLCKETFFTSAMEDHLVMRLV, encoded by the exons ATGGCAATGGCagcttcttctcttctttcccTCTTCAAGCCAAACCTCTCAGCCTCTAAAAGGACCATTAAGCCCCTTGCTGTTCTCAACAACTCCCCGAAAATGCGGGTTCCTTACGAGTTAAAACATGGGCAAACCCGTCTTTTCCACCAGCTGCCTTCTGGACTGAACATGGAGGTGATTGAGCAGAAGTGTAATAAAGATCCAGATAAGAGAAGCAGTGAAAGTGAAAACCCACCTCTTGTTTTTGTTCATGGAAGCTATCATGCAGCTTGGTGCTGGGCTGAGCATTGGTTGCCTTTCTTTTCAAGCTTTGGCTATGATTGCTATGCTCTTAGCTTGTTGGGTCAG GGTGAGAGTGATGGTCCTACTGGTTCTGTTGCTGGGACTCTACAG ACACATGCAGGTGATATTGCTGACTTCATCCAAAAAAACCTCGAGTTACCACCAGTGTTGCTTGGACATTCATTTGGAGGCCTGATTATTCAATATTACATTGCAAATattagaaatgaaaaatttatag AAATGAAGAAGTTGTACCCTGATCTTACCGGAGCTGTCCTGGTCTGTTCTGTACCTCCTTCAGGCAATAG TGGGTTAGTGTGGCGCTATCTCTTTTCCAAGCCTATTGCTGCTTTTAAG GTCACACTCAGCTTGGCAGCCAAGGCTTTTCAAACTGATCTTTCTCTTTGTAAGGAAACCTTTTTCACATCAGCAATGGAGGACCATCTGGTGATGCGGTTAGTTTAA
- the LOC8263602 gene encoding uncharacterized protein LOC8263602 isoform X4 gives MAMAASSLLSLFKPNLSASKRTIKPLAVLNNSPKMRVPYELKHGQTRLFHQLPSGLNMEVIEQKCNKDPDKRSSESENPPLVFVHGSYHAAWCWAEHWLPFFSSFGYDCYALSLLGQGESDGPTGSVAGTLQTHAGDIADFIQKNLELPPVLLGHSFGGLIIQYYIANIRNEKFIEMKKLYPDLTGAVLVCSVPPSGNSGLVWRYLFSKPIAAFKC, from the exons ATGGCAATGGCagcttcttctcttctttcccTCTTCAAGCCAAACCTCTCAGCCTCTAAAAGGACCATTAAGCCCCTTGCTGTTCTCAACAACTCCCCGAAAATGCGGGTTCCTTACGAGTTAAAACATGGGCAAACCCGTCTTTTCCACCAGCTGCCTTCTGGACTGAACATGGAGGTGATTGAGCAGAAGTGTAATAAAGATCCAGATAAGAGAAGCAGTGAAAGTGAAAACCCACCTCTTGTTTTTGTTCATGGAAGCTATCATGCAGCTTGGTGCTGGGCTGAGCATTGGTTGCCTTTCTTTTCAAGCTTTGGCTATGATTGCTATGCTCTTAGCTTGTTGGGTCAG GGTGAGAGTGATGGTCCTACTGGTTCTGTTGCTGGGACTCTACAG ACACATGCAGGTGATATTGCTGACTTCATCCAAAAAAACCTCGAGTTACCACCAGTGTTGCTTGGACATTCATTTGGAGGCCTGATTATTCAATATTACATTGCAAATattagaaatgaaaaatttatag AAATGAAGAAGTTGTACCCTGATCTTACCGGAGCTGTCCTGGTCTGTTCTGTACCTCCTTCAGGCAATAG TGGGTTAGTGTGGCGCTATCTCTTTTCCAAGCCTATTGCTGCTTTTAAG TGTTAA